The following proteins come from a genomic window of Malus domestica chromosome 02, GDT2T_hap1:
- the LOC103455972 gene encoding peroxidase 64, which translates to MAFNLAFLSSIFIILSVFSAVTNALSSNYYDKSCPNVDQIVSNAVKQATSNDRTVPAALLRMHFHDCFIRGCDASVLLNSKGGNKAEKDGPPNISLHAFYVIDNAKKQVEASCPGVVSCADILALAARDAVVQSGGPNWAVPKGRKDGRTSKASETVQLPAPTFNISQLQQSFSQRGLSLNDLVALSGGHTLGFSHCSSFQNRIHNFNATHDFDPTLNPSFAANLKNTCPIKNRPKNAGATMDPSTTTFDNTYFKLILQGKSLFSSDQALLSFPKTKGLVTKFASSKQAFLDAFVNSMIKMSSINGGQEIRKDCRVVN; encoded by the exons ATGGCTTTCAATCTAGCATTCTTGAGCTCAATCTTCATCATCCTTTCGGTATTTTCTGCAGTGACTAACGCGTTGAGCTCGAATTACTACGATAAGAGCTGTCCCAATGTCGATCAAATCGTTTCTAATGCCGTCAAGCAGGCGACATCCAACGACAGAACTGTCCCCGCTGCTCTACTCCGGATGCACTTCCACGACTGCTTCATTAGG GGCTGTGATGCATCTGTGCTGTTGAACTCCAAGGGAGGCAACAAAGCTGAGAAAGATGGGCCACCAAATATTTCTCTGCATGCGTTTTATGTCATTGACAATGCAAAGAAACAAGTGGAGGCTTCTTGCCCTGGTGTCGTTTCATGTGCTGATATCTTGGCTTTGGCAGCAAGGGATGCTGTTGTGCAA TCCGGAGGTCCGAACTGGGCTGTGCCGAAAGGACGAAAGGATGGAAGAACATCGAAGGCTAGCGAGACCGTGCAGCTGCCGGCTCCAACCTTCAACATATCTCAACTGCAGCAGAGCTTCTCGCAGAGAGGTCTGTCCTTGAACGACCTGGTGGCTCTTTCAG GAGGGCACACTCTAGGGTTCTCCCACTGCTCATCGTTCCAAAACAGAATCCACAACTTCAACGCCACACACGACTTTGATCCAACACTGAACCCGTCCTTTGCTGCAAATTTGAAGAATACGTGTCCCATCAAGAACAGGCCGAAGAATGCCGGTGCCACCATGGATCCTTCTACAACCACCTTTGATAATACATACTTCAAGTTGATCCTCCAAGGGAAGAGCTTGTTTTCTTCGGATCAAGCTCTGCTCAGTTTTCCGAAGACTAAAGGTTTGGTTACTAAGTTTGCCTCCTCAAAACAAGCGTTCTTAGACGCTTTCGTGAATTCTATGATAAAGATGAGCAGCATTAATGGTGGGCAAGAGATCAGGAAGGACTGCAGGGTAGTAAATTAA
- the LOC103400562 gene encoding uncharacterized protein, with protein sequence MTTVSRHRFGDDSDEPAFSISIIENVKEEYGCLAELHENVLNNMRRMLDLNKLKCNVMGLTWGAWDASTFSLHPKFILGADITLGHRLIEFLTVKWGLKCAKLLDVFSFMPSSKLAL encoded by the exons ATGACGACGGTGTCGCGTCATCGTTTCGGGGACGACTCGGACGAGCCGGCCTTCTCCATCTCCATCATCGAGAACGTGAAGGAAGAGTACGGGTGCTTAGCTGAGCT CCATGAGAAC GTGCTGAACAACATGAGAAGAATGCTTGACCTTAATAAACTCAAGTGCAAT GTAATGGGATTGACATGGGGAGCTTGGGATGCATCCACATTCAGTTTACACCCGAAATTTATTCTTGGCGCTGAT ATAACGCT TGGGCATCGTCTTATTGAATTCTTGACGGTCAAATGGGGATTGAAGTGCGCGAAGCTTCTTGATGTCTTTTCGTTTATGCCATCCTCCAAG CTTGCATTGTAA
- the LOC103455982 gene encoding uncharacterized protein, translating into MAFAHYPTSIRLQASKHPKTSILKPPPPSPSFSSLPLPLKPRNLSLFSRPRIPGHKGNYTSPPSAQAEPQGPQVSSAADAFTNFKHLLLPITDGNPYLSEGTRQAIATVAALAKKYGSDITVVVIDDQQKESLPEHETQLSTIRWHLSEGGFQEYKLLERLGEGNKPTAIIGEVADDLNLDLVVISMEAIHSKHIDANLLAEFIPCPVILLPL; encoded by the exons ATGGCATTTGCTCACTACCCAACATCCATTCGCCTCCAAGCCTCAAAGCACCCAAAGACTTCGATTCTGAAACCAccacctccttctccttccttttccTCCCTTCCTCTTCCCCTCAAACCTCGGAACCTCTCCTTATTTTCAAGGCCCCGAATTCCGGGGCATAAGGGTAATTACACTTCTCCGCCGTCGGCGCAGGCGGAGCCGCAGGGGCCTCAGGTGAGTTCAGCTGCGGACGCCTTCACTAACTTCAAGCATCTGCTGCTGCCCATCACCGACGGGAACCCATATCTCTCCGAGGGCACAAGACAG gcCATAGCTACGGTTGCTGCTTTGGCGAAGAAGTATGGGTCTGACATTACGGTTGTGG TGATCGATGATCAGCAGAAGGAGTCGTTGCCGGAACACGAAACCCAGCTTTCGACTATCCGTTGGCATCTCTCCGAAG GTGGGTTCCAAGAATACAAGCTGTTAGAGCGACTCGGGGAAGGGAACAAGCCGACAGCCATCATCGGCGAGGTTGCTGATGACCTGAATTTGGATTTAGTTGTTATAAGCATGGAAGCTATTCACTCCAAGCATATCGATGCAAACCTGCTTGCTGAGTTCATTCCTTGCCCTGTCATCCTTTTGCCGTTATAA
- the LOC114822788 gene encoding aquaporin PIP2-7-like, protein MSKDYVEPPLVPLLDMEELKSWPFFRAVIAEFVATLLFLYVTVATVIGHKKQANQCDGVGLLGISLAFGGMIFVLWIFWVGPFIGALLAAAYHQHVPRASATKGLGSFRSNPAT, encoded by the exons atgtCTAAGGACTACGTAGAGCCACCACTGGTTCCTCTCTTGGACATGGAAGAGCTCAAAAGCTGGCCGTTCTTCAGAGCTGTGATAGCAGAGTTTGTTGCCACGCTTCTCTTCCTCTACGTCACAGTTGCCACGGTCATCGGTCACAAGAAGCAAGCAAACCAGTGCGACGGCGTCGGCCTTCTTGGCATTTCTTTGGCCTTCGGCGGTATGATCTTCGTCCTG TGGATATTTTGGGTTGGGCCATTTATTGGAGCTCTGTTAGCAGCTGCCTATCACCAGCATGTTCCAAGGGCATCAGCTACTAAAGGCTTGGGATCTTTCCGCAGTAACCCCGCCACCTAA